aaaaaagaaaaaatctccTGCTAAGCAAAATGGAGAACTGAAGCAACTGTAAGTGGTAAGAAATCAAATGCTTTCTTGCATGCAGGTTGCACCCAAACAAATAGAAATGTCCATTAGATCATCTTTATTGATGGGGTGATGAAAGAGATATGATATTCACTTTTTGTGAAATATAATTGGTTTTACCATCCCCGCTAGGATTTTGGGTAACTGGTCAGAGATCACTTCCGACATCATTTCAGGAAATTCCACACTAAGCGATCGAGACTGCAGGAAGGTGTTGAGACAATACAGGTGGAGCTGCTTTACAAGCTGGTGGGACCAAACAAACATCAGGCATGGTAAGTATGGATACAAAGAACTCAAATGGTTCCTACAGAGCTTGTAGGCTGACTCCTTATGCTCTGCAATAGTTATATGTAAGAAGCACTTAGGGCCCATTTCCAATAACAGCCATTACAGGGCACCTCTTTAGTTGCCTTCAGGGAACATCTTCTACCTGCGAGCATGTACCTGGTTCCCTACACTTGTGGGTTCCTCACCTGGTGCTCAAAAGCTACAGCACCTTGTGTCTTTAGAGCACCTATACATAGGGTATAACACCTCTAACTAGCCTTCAGTCATGTGGTCTCTTCCTTATTAAGCTTATTGGCAGCCTTATTTGGGTTGAACTTGTCTCTTTCAGTCTCTACCACTTTATAATCATGTACCCTTtggtaataaaaatatgttttatttaaaactttACAGCTCTCCTTTTTAAAGCTGGTTAGGAGTATGGGGTTATTGAAATCATTGTGCTTCATTTATGGAAACACTGacataaaaagcaatcatttAAAAAGAATGGAAGCGCTCATCACTTAATTCAGGAATGAATGATTGGAAAAAGACAGATTAGACTTACTTCATGCATGGAGTCCATGAGTTTGGTTAGTTGATAGAAACGCTGGGAGCTGGCAATCACACCCTTGTGCCTTAAGCCAATAGCCTTGGCCAGCTCTCTTATGTAGTTTGACCTCATATCATCAAAATGAGTCTGACTTTTGAGGCCTTCCAAATATGTGGTCAGTTCTAAAATTTCCATAAATGTAGTCTTTGCTGTATGTATTATAATATGTTGGGGAACCAAATCTATCGGAAACACACCATAGGGCAGCGCTCTGCAACATCTAAACACTACTGATTTGCTATAGCCTGCAATTTGCTTGCAAGGCTTGTTTAACCCAGTGAGCTGGTCTATTTGTTCCCTAGTTGTGTAATGATAATATTTCTATCTGTGCTTTTGTGTTTGTGAGTCAAATACCCAGGAGttttactataaatatattattctgtCATTGGCAAGAGGTAATCCATAGTTTATATGGTGGGAAAGAGAACATGGCCGTTCCCCTTTGGACTTTACGAAGTACCAAGGGTGCAAATGCTGGGAAGCCTGGAGCAGAAGGCCCCGGAGTCAAGATTCGAGCCCTAAGGTGACCAACCCTAGAGAAGCAGTTTCTGTCATAATACACTCACAGTTGTGAATTAGACATGCCTTGGCAAGAACAGCATCTGCTCCACCAAGAAGTGTGGTCCCTATACTTCCCCCTAAGTTTAGGGACCACAGTTTGGAAAGGGGCTAATTACTTCCCTGAAATGCCTCCCCTGGAGGAAATCTATTTTACTATGTTGTCTCTCTACTGGTGAGACAATTTCTACCCATTACAGATGTTTGATGGCCAATATCACTTTAAGTAAGTGGTTTCTCAAAGTGCTAGGCTGCAACTTTTAGGTGGTCTGGAGCATTTTCTGGGGGGCCAGTCAGTTAGGGTGGGATCAGGGGAGCATGTTCTTACTTATTCTACTGAAAGCACCACTTCAAGGTCAATTATGTGCATCCTTATTACGTGCAAGAAGGGACGCTATACAAATGTTAGACCTCAAAGGTGAAGTGAAAAAAGAAGTCAGGGAAATGGACCCCTTGGTTTTGGCTCAATAAAAGTAACCCAAGATGCAGACCCTTTGGTATGAAATCCCATACTGATGATGCTACTGGACCAAAACTATTTCCGCCCAATACAGAGAATGCTTTCACTAATCCAAGGAGTTGATGTAATGATTAAATAGTTGGTTATTTGAATTATAAACGACTCAGTTATAAACAACCTCAACAACTGGCCTCCAGTGCGCACTAGCACGTCAGTAAGAAGTAATTGCTTGGCAAGGTCAGTGCCGTATTCTAATGGCATACATTGTATGGGTCCTGCAACAACTTTAAAAATAAGCAGGAGGTGAGTGTATGGCAGATTGATGAGACAACggatatcgcaaaagcttcagATATAGGTCATCTCATCAATCGGGCTGGGCGAAAGATTTTGCTTGGGAAccgttgaaggcacccaagcaaaatctgtgtttagggctgaatcgtcaggtggaggtagaatccctattgtttctaccgccatatctgacaattcagctctgaacgtcagtggagggaatGAAACGACCAATGGTTGCAAGGAAAGATTATAATTGTTAGGTAtatggccagggttggactggggggtgtaggacCCATTGGGGCTTCTGCCGTGgttgcccctgcaccccccaatggcccccttGGCAGCCTTTCAAGATGCGCTGAGAACATTTGTGACGATGTAGAATCTACATTACCAATATAAATGTACCTTTGTATCAGCTTCCTGGCTCCCTCTTGATTAGTGCCATGCTGTGTATACTAGCATATAATATAGCGTATAATAGCATTTCACCATGATAGGACCATGCAAAACAAAGCACCAGTTAACAGAAATCTCTGATGTTCAATCATCTCATTCATTAAACTGAACTCTTAATGTTTTCagaaaataaatactatttacaaTAGAGCTGCAATGTAATGTTAAACTTATTTGGTGTTGCCCAGTAGATGGCAGCACTAGCACTTGTGCCATTGTTATGATGCATAATTGCAATGAATATTACAAATAACCAGGCAGGTTTTAAAAGAATTCCTATGTAAGACGGCCACAGCtaaagttttattttataaaaagcaCAGCTAAACAAAGCAGCATGCCTCTTGCTAGTAGTTTGTAACCACCTGTTGGTAGGGGCTCCAAAGATTTCTGATGGCACCCTTCTCCCTACAGAATCCCTCCTGTAATTAATATAGAGTCACCCTTGCAACTCTTCACATTCCCATGAGTCAGTTGAGCCTGTCTATAAAATACTAAGAGAACTTTAAATACAGAGTGAAGCCAAGCATTTTGTCACCCAAGTGCTTTTCGGCTTAAGGGGCAAGCAACATAAACCACTGGAATTACCTGCTCCTGTAGGTGCACTAACACGGCCAGGCAACTTCCACAGGAATTTTGTGAAGGTTGATTTTGAGCATTTTTTCACCCACCATACAAGCTGCAAAATGCTTGTAATTGCACCTGTGCGCCATTTCCCATGTATGATGGAGTATAAAAaaccttatattttatatagtacagCTTAGTTGTATACTCTGGGGTTGTTATTCAATCTGCAAATGTATATGTAGTATACCCCCCATTCGCGGACTatagcttctgccccattgcagcctacagcttgtgcccccgTTGCAGCCTCCAGCTTGTGTCCCATTTACAGCCCTACAGCTTCTGCCCATTGCAGCCCTACAGCTtgtgtcccattgcagcctacagcttctgccccattgcagcctacagcttgtgtcCCAATTGCAGCCTGCACTTGTGTCCATTGCAGCCtgcagcttctgccccattgcagcctacagcttctgccctttgcagcctacagcttcatgtcccattgcagcctacagcttctgccccttGCAGCTACAacgcttctgccccattgcagcctacagcttgtgccccattgcagccctacagcttgtgccccattgcagcctacagcttctgccgcTCCCCTAACTTGCTGGTCTTACTGATGCACAAGTTTAGGGGACAGGCACAAGTGAGGAATTTGCTTTTTCCCCTTGTGTTTGTGTAGGTTTCCTCCAGGATCCTTTGCTTTCTTGCTATAATTAAAAATAGATAATATTATTAGAATAAGTCATTAGCCACATATTTTAACATGACACATCCCATTTTTTACAGAATATAAATTTTGTTTCTTGTTGCCGCACATGAATTTGGTCATTCGCTGGGTTTGGGTCATTCTCGTGATCCAAACGCTTTGATGTATCCAACCTACCGCTATATGTAACAATGTTTACTTTCTTCTACCCCAAGATGATGTGAAAGGAATACAGTCCATATATGGGAGGAAGAAATAGGCAAATAACATGAGCTGGATCTCCGTATTGTATTTGCCAAACAAAATCAGTATGCAAGCTTTGTTATTTTAGTATGGCAATAATCCTTCAGCAGCTACACAAAGAGAATGCAATAATAACGCTACATTTAATCCACACGGGAGGGTTCTAGTTGGGTCATGGCATGAATGCAGCTTTCCAAGCAGTGAATTGGCCAACGTGAGAGTGGAACTTGGAATCGGCAAAGGTTTAAGACATCTTCTATGGGACCCCACTGGTCATAATGATATTACATTACCTAATTGTTTGCTtctgtttttcaaataaaatcaGTGATTTGCCAAAAGCTTCTCATTTTTAAAGTGTTTGCTACAGACAACCCTGATTTAGGAAATTAAATAGATCATTCACATTCAGtcatttatatactataattatGTACAGTGTAGGTTTTCAGGTAGTCACTGGGGAAAAACCCTTGGGTGCACTTTCAAACACTTCAAAGCAGGGGCACAGACAGTACAATTCAATATAACTGGTCTTTGGTGAGTTTATTTAAGGCTTTTCGAAGGGAGAGatacaaaacaaaatagaaaaaaaaaaagaaatacagaaaacaaCAAATCCTAAGCCTGTCCAGCTGTACTAATACACAGATCTTTTCCCCTCACTACCCCAGGTCCCTACAAAAGCCATATGCACAAATAAGTTTTCAGACTTACAGGAGATGTAAGATCACCCAAAACAGCAGCTCTTGTTCTTACTAAGGTTCTCTCTCTCTCAGGGAGCCAACCCCTGCACAGTTGGCAGGCCCAATCACCTCGCAGCTACCTGTCTGGGAACCCAAGTCACCTGGAGCAGCCTACTGGAATGGAGTATTCAAGCCACTTTTGTCCATTGGCCCCAGTGGCTCCGTAAACCAGCTTTCCCTCAAGCTGAACAATAGTAAATAAACCACTTTCTATTTACCTTTGCAAAACTGACACTTGCTGAAGTTACCCACGTATGACAGGAATCTGGGGGAAATATACACTGCATCACACTTGTTTCCCAGGGCTTCTCTTACAACAGATTCTGGAAACTGCCTTACCTCTTGATCAGTATTGCTAAGTGTACAAGTAGTTTAAGCTTCAAGGAAGCAACTTAAaccacattatgttttgggcttctgtaccagcccaaggcacccacagccctttagcagggaaggtctgagccccaaagatgcccagtagcccccatcttctttttctgctgattccctgcacaatACTCTGTGCTGCATGTACCTTACATGTTCGCCCGgttgggatggcgggtcatggcaactcggggagattagtcgcccatgacaagggagatttgtcgcaggtgactaatctccccgtgtgccagagccctaaaagtaaatgtaattggcTTAGACAAGCAGACCCTGTAATTGCATAAATTCTAGAACCTTTGTTAGcattgcatgctgggagttctTTATTAAACATAAATCTGTTATGCATTACCCCATGTTCCACGTTGTCTTTGTGCATTTATACCAttaaaaggacaatgaaaggttaatgtaaattaaaagtaagtctaaaagcCATCttattaagtacttactgcatatctaaattcccagatccctgcttgcttctctgagatatggtgctggcagcctacagcagtgtgaagcctacagtgacatcactgaaatctctctccccttcctgtaggtgccagcggcagccttcctattctctgagcatgtgtgtaacttgatcctgtctcctgttctgagctacaacatgcccaccagccaatcagaagcggatctgtcagaggggagggggggagggaatgaaaacacatgtgcagtatgaagcaaggagggaaaggaagggaagcatatacctttttagagatggctgcctgttctagaaaatgtgcagtaagtgtgactgagtaatatttgattaggtgagccaaaagtgtggcgtttgtacctaaaacaataggagggctattgggcagtatgctttttacattttgacttgcaattctcctttaatgttagtaAAAATGAAGAATATATTATGGGTCATTTATGAAGTTCAGGGCAATccgccatgttttttttgcatattgcgCCTGAATGCTGATGATGATAATTAATGTTACTCTGTCATTCTATGTTCTTTTGATTGCTTAGGATTATTTAGGAAAGTTCTATCCGATGAACCCAAAATTAAAGGCAAACGCATTTGTGGAGAAAATCAAAGAAATGCAAAAGTTCTTCAGAATGACAGTTTCGGGGAAGCTGGACAGAGATACTCTGGCTATGATGAAGGCTCCTCGATGTGGAATGCCCGATGTGTCAGAATACAGCAAGTCCCTGGAAATCCACGATGGGAAAACACCAAACTGACATACAGGTTAGATTCATACATGTAGTCATGATAAACTCACAGAGAACTTATTTCTTACTTATTTGTTTCTTAACTTATTTGTTTTCAGAACAATCTCACAATAAAAAAGGTCCCCCAAATATTTAGAatccatcatatatatatatattgatctgTTATAATCCAGTGTTTAAACTGCTCATATATTGAATTTAAATTgtcagttgttttttttagtgGTCTGGCTGTCAGCTAAAAGATTATTTTGTGAGAAAATGAAATAACGTAAGAGTCATCTGATTTTATTTGGACAGTTCTAAGCAGATCaacatccagggtcggactgggccaccgggaaaaaacttggtgggccccagtcctggtgggccctggtggcccagacccgatgcccGCAGGGACCTCCACCGAtccgccggtctccctccccgACACGCTGCAGGTACACGCATTCGGGGAGTGGGGTCAgacaggtggtgggggcccctgcgggggggaagTCTGAAGGCgacaggggccattggggggtgcaggggcccctgaagcagaaggcccggtgggccctgcaccccccagtccaaccctggcaacATCACAAGATGAAGGATTCACAAACCACAGCCTAGATATAGCAAATgtcatatgaaaaaataaaaacagttaatGGTAAAgtgacattttccatttgaactaGAAAAAAATGAGGTTCTCTAAATCCTGAGAATCAGTTAATGGAGAAAATAATCTTAGGCACCATCATCTCCCAGTCGGGGAGTAGAAGCCATGGGAAGTAGTCCTTATCACTATGGAGTGCTGAAAGCCTATGGCATTAAAAGTTTTATGGCATTCTGGTCTTGCCCAAATTGTATAGTTTTTCATCACATAAGAAATATAGCACTGGAGATTTTCATGTGATTCTCTGCTACAAATTCTTGCTGATTCATTCATTTGTGGTAAGCATCACATTAAAGCTGTCCGTGCTGTCCTTTTTGTGGGAGTCCCATTAAGGCAACTCTGGTCACCAAAAATTTTCAAtcacaaatatgtttaaaaaacagaataaaaaatcaaaacgttatttttttctccttaagaATTCAGAATTACACCCCTGATCTCCCTCGCCAAAAGGTAGATGAAGCGATACAAAGGGCACTCAAGCTGTGGAGTGATGTTGCCCCACTGACCTTCAGAAAACTAACTTCGGGAACAGCAGATATCATGATCAAATTTGCAAAACGCTGTAAGTTTTACTCTTTAGGAGTGCTAATAATATCTGTGCAATGGAACTAGACTGACTGGGTACAAGGAATATGTTACACAGATACTAAGAAATCACATCCATTGACTTCTGTTGAACTCAGTATTACATGTCTGGTGTGTGCGCCTTTATCAGatcgcagcatagggcaggcagagtatggcacacacaggcagcattgggcaggtatattttggcacacatgggcagtactctgcctgccctatgctgcctgtgtgtgccatactctgcactatgctgccactgtgttccatactctgcctgcccttagctgcctgtgtttgccaaactctgcctgcccttaggtgcctgtgtgtgccataccctgccttccttatgctgcctgtgtgtgccaaactctgcctgccctatgctgcctgtgtgtgccatactctgcctgccctatgctgcctgtgtgtgccatactctgcctgccctatgctgcctgtgtgccatactctgcctgccctatgcctgtgtgtgccatactctgcctgccctatgctgcctgtgtgtgccatactctgcctgcccacaGCCTAGATATAGCAAATgtcatatgaaaaaataaaaacagttaatGGTAAAgtgacattttccatttgaactaGAAAAAAATGAGGTTCTCTAAATCCTGAGAATCAGTTAATGGAGAAAATAATCTTAGGCACCATCATCTCCCAGTCGGGGAGTAGAAGCCATGGGAAGTAGTCCTTATCACTATGGAGTGCTGAAAGCCTATGGCATTAAAAGTTTTATGGCATTCTGGTCTTGCCCAAATTGTATAGTTTTTCATCACATAAGAAATATAGCACTGGAGATTTTCATGTGATTCTCTGCTACAAATTCTTGCTGGTGGTAAGCATCACATTAAAGCTGTCCGTGCTGTCCTTTTTGTGGAGTCCCATTAAGGCAACTCTGGTCACCAAAAATTTTCAAtcacaaatatgtttaaaaaacagaataaaaaatcaaaacgttatttttttctccttaagaATTCAGAATGATCTCCCTCGCCAAAAGGTAGATGAAGCGATACAAAGGGCACTCAAGCTGTGGAGTGATGTTGCCCCACTGACCTTCAGAAAACTAACTTCGGGAACAGCAGATATCATGATCAAATTTGCAAAACGCTGTAAGTTTTACTCTTTAGGAGTGCTAATAATATCTGTGCAATGGAACTAGACTGACTGGTACAAGGAATATGTTACACAGATACTAAGAAATCACATCCATTGACTTCTGTTGAACTCAGTATTACATGTCTGGTGTGTGCGCCTTTATCAGatcgcagcatagggcaggcagagtatggcacacacagcagcattgggcaggtatattttggcacacatgggcagtactctgcctgccctatgctgcctgtgtgtgccatactctgcactatgctgccactgtgttccatact
This sequence is a window from Xenopus tropicalis strain Nigerian chromosome 2, UCB_Xtro_10.0, whole genome shotgun sequence. Protein-coding genes within it:
- the LOC116408900 gene encoding progesterone receptor-like, translated to MEILELTTYLEGLKSQTHFDDMRSNYIRELAKAIGLRHKGVIASSQRFYQLTKLMDSMHELVKQLHLYCLNTFLQSRSLSVEFPEMMSEVISDQLPKILAGMVKPIIFHKK